Proteins encoded by one window of Dendropsophus ebraccatus isolate aDenEbr1 chromosome 4, aDenEbr1.pat, whole genome shotgun sequence:
- the ZBTB41 gene encoding zinc finger and BTB domain-containing protein 41 yields the protein MKKRRKLPPKNLNLPEANEKEAVDDVASIHGDQDLSGVADLHDPDQRRVLSSLHYNKNLLKYLDADRQRPGSFCDLVIVVEGKEFPVHKVVVAVGSSYFHACLSKNPNTEAVTLEHVNGAVFQHLLNFLYTSEFLVSENEIGAVLEAAKFLDIIDAVKLLAPEDELLSDAKVTSEPGNKLEHGHKCPLCERNFCYKKSLENHMERAHLRGKMEEEKDLDSSTRKSTRPRKCPAKFDDQEGEESDSSLSSESYKSSRDVSESEDSSSEGNEEEEGNGVVEGEGDHQSVEGENEEEGGESNHEASEDPDRPEERNDNPGALGNFPDGLAPIVLEKSSKKNLQCPKCEKVFDRVGKYESHTRVHTGEKPFECDICNMRYSTKSNLTVHRKRHNSETELPRKDHKCPFCSKLHASRKTLVKHVKRFHAENAQEFLTIKRIKSDGWKCDICNKSFTRRPHLQEHMILHSQDKPFKCTYCDEQFKSRFKRLKHQEKYHLGPFPCDICGRQFNDSGNLKRHIEYTHGGKRKWTCFICGKSVRERTTLKEHLRIHSGEKPHLCSICGQNFRHGSSYRLHLRVHHDDKRYECDECGKTFIRHDHLTKHKKIHSGEKAHQCEECGKCFGRRDHLTVHYKSVHLGEKVWQKYKATFHQCDVCKKVFKGKSSLEMHFRTHSGEKPYKCQICNQSFRIKKTLTKHLVIHSDARPFNCQHCNATFKRKDKLKYHIDHVHGSKAEEEDAGREETKTYPAASQSSDTDICVPITLVPVEMGENEAELETHAGSSVLSQPNDYQRPPDLAFLEKYTLNPQPATLLHPVRPEQIMESREHSYLGTLLGLDPQPTVQTVSSAEHR from the exons TGGACGCCGACCGCCAGCGCCCAGGCTCCTTCTGTGATCTGGTCATTGTGGTGGAGGGGAAGGAATTTCCGgtgcacaaggtggtggtggCGGTGGGGAGCAGCTATTTCCACGCCTGTCTGAGCAAGAACCCCAACACGGAGGCGGTGACCTTAGAACACGTTAACGGCGCCGTTTTTCAGCATTTACTCAACTTCTTGTACACGTCGGAGTTTCTAGTTTCGGAGAACGAGATCGGCGCCGTCTTGGAAGCGGCCAAGTTTCTGGATATCATAGATGCCGTCAAGTTGTTGGCGCCCGAGGATGAACTTTTATCCGACGCGAAGGTGACGTCGGAGCCGGGGAATAAACTGGAACACGGTCATAAGTGTCCGCTGTGCGAACGCAACTTCTGTTACAAGAAATCCCTGGAGAATCACATGGAGCGAGCCCACCTGCGagggaagatggaggaggagaaagatCTGGACTCTTCCACCAGAAAGTCCACCCGGCCGAGGAAGTGTCCCGCTAAGTTCGACGATCAAGAGGGGGAAGAGAGCGACAGCTCGTTGAGTAGCGAATCCTACAAGAGCAGTCGGGATGTCTCCGAGTCTGAAGACTCCAgcagtgaggggaatgaggaggaagaggggaaTGGGGTGGTGGAGGGGGAGGGCGACCATCAGTCCGTGGAAGGAGAGAACGAGGAGGAAGGAGGTGAAAGTAACCACGAGGCGAGTGAGGACCCGGACAGGCCGGAAGAGAGGAACGATAATCCCGGAGCTCTGGGGAACTTCCCAGATGGACTGGCCCCTATTGTGTTAGAGAAAAGCAGCAAAAAGAATCTACAGTGCCCAAAGTGTGAAAAAGTTTTTGATCGAGTAG GTAAATATGAAAGTCACACACGCGTCCACACGGGAGAGAAGCCGTTCGAGTGCGATATCTGCAACATGAGATACTCCACCAAATCCAACCTGACGGTGCACCGCAAGAGGCACAACAGCGAGACGGAGCTGCCCAGGAAGGATCACAAGTGTCCGTTTTGCAGTAAGCTCCACGCAAGTAGGAAGACGCTTGTTAAACACGTCAAGAG GTTCCACGCTGAAAATGCACAAGAATTTCTCACCATCAAAAGAATAAAGAGTGATGGATGGAAGTGTGAT ATCTGCAATAAATCCTTCACGCGGCGGCCGCATTTACAGGAGCACATGATCCTCCATTCACAGGACAAGCCATTCAAATGCACTTACTGCGATGAGCAGTTCAAATCGCGCTTTAAGAGGTTGAAACATCAAGAAAAATATCACCTGG GACCCTTCCCGTGTGACATTTGTGGACGACAGTTTAATGACTCCGGAAATCTGAAGCGTCACATAGAATATACACACGGAGGGAAGAGGAAGTGGACCTGCTTCATCTGTGGAAAATCGGTAAGAGAAAG GACAACATTAAAAGAGCATCTACGAATTCACAGCGGGGAAAAGCCGCACCTTTGCAGTATTTGTGGGCAGAATTTCCGACACGGCAGCTCGTACAG ACTCCATCTTCGTGTCCATCATGATGACAAACGCTACGAGTGTGACGAATGTGGGAAGACGTTCATCCGCCACGATCACCTCACTAAACACAAGAAGATACATTCTG GAGAGAAAGCCCATCAGTGtgaagaatgtgggaaatgttttggcCGTCGGGACCATCTGACCGTACATTATAAAAGTGTTCATCTAGGAGAGAAGGTTTGGCAGAA GTACAAGGCCACATTTCATCAATGTGATGTCTGCAAAAAAGTCTTTAAAGGAAAATCAAGTCTTGAAATGCACTTCAGGACACATTCTG gggagaagccatacaaATGTCAGATCTGCAACCAGTCGTTTCGCATTAAAAAAACTCTGACTAAACACTTAGTCATACATTCAGATGCACGTCCCTTCAATTGCCAGCACTGCAATGCCACCTTCAAGCGGAAGGACAAGCTCAAGTATCATATCGATCATGTTCATGGGTCTAAGGCTGAGGAGGAAGATGCAGGGCGAGAGGAGACCAAGACCTACCCGGCCGCCTCTCAGAGCTCGGACACCGATATCTGCGTCCCCATCACGTTGGTGCCTGTTGAAATGGGTGAAAATGAGGCAGAACTGGAGACACACGCTGGATCTTCTGTGCTGTCCCAGCCCAATGACTATCAGCGGCCGCCTGACCTGGCTTTCTTGGAAAAATATACACTTAACCCTCAGCCTGCCACCCTTTTACATCCCGTCAGACCAGAACAAATAATGGAATCCAGAGAACATTCGTATTTGGGGACATTGCTTGGGCTGGACCCTCAGCCGACTGTGCAGACTGTTTCCAGCGCTGAGCACCGCTGA